In one Elephas maximus indicus isolate mEleMax1 chromosome 9, mEleMax1 primary haplotype, whole genome shotgun sequence genomic region, the following are encoded:
- the LOC126082846 gene encoding olfactory receptor 13C7-like: MGRTNQSVTEFVLLGLSGYPELEAIYFVLVLCMYLVILLGNGLIIIVSVFNSHLHTPMYFFLSNLSFLDVCYTSSSIPLFLSSFLTSKKTISFPGCGVQMFLSFAMGATECVLLSMMAFDRYVAICNPLRYPIIMSKASYVPMAAGSWIAGGVNSVLQTSLAMRLPFCGDNVINHFTCEILAVLKLACADISVNVISMIVANMIFLVVPVLFIFISYVFILSTILRIPSAEGRRKAFSTCSAHLTVVIVFYGTILFMYAQPKAKDSSGADKEQVADKIISLFYGVVTPMLNPLIYSLRNKDVKAAVKNMLCQKLSSEGL; encoded by the coding sequence ATGGGAAGGACCAATCAATCTGTGACAGAATTTGTCCTGCTGGGGCTTTCTGGCTACCCAGAGCTTGAGGCCATTTACTTTGTGTTGGTCCTGTGTATGTACCTGGTGATCCTGCTGGGAAATGGACTCATTATCATTGTAAGTGTCTTCAACTCCCATCtacacactcccatgtactttttcctcagtaaCTTATCATTCTTGGACGTTTGTTATACCAGTTCTTCTATTCCGCTGTTTCTCAGCAGCTTCTTAACTTCAAAGAAAACGATTTCCTTCCCTGGGTGTGGAGTGCAAATGTTTCTCTCTTTTGCTATGGGAGCCACAGAGTGTGTCCTTCTAAGTATGATGGCgtttgaccgctatgtggccatctgtaatccTCTGAGATATCCCATCATCATGAGCAAGGCTTCATATGTGCCTATGGCTGCTGGATCCTGGATTGCAGGGGGTGTCAATTCTGTGCTGCAAACCTCTCTTGCAATGCGGCTTCCTTTCTGTGGGGATAATGTCattaatcatttcacttgtgaaATTTTGGCTGTCTTAAAATTGGCTTGTGCTGACATCTCTGTAAATGTTATTAGCATGATTGTTGCAAATATGATTTTTCTTGTGGTCCCagtacttttcatttttatttcctatgttttcattctctccaCCATCCTGAGGATTCCTTCTGCAGAAGGAAGGCGCAAAGCCTTCTCTACTTGCTCTGCGCACCTGACAGTGGTGATTGTATTCTATGGGACCATCCTCTTTATGTATGCACAGCCCAAGGCTAAAGACTCTTCTGGTGCAGACAAAGAACAAGTTGCAGACAAAATCATCTCTCTTTTCTATGGAGTGGTGACTCCCATGCTCAATCCTCTCATTTACAGTTtgaggaacaaggatgtgaaggCAGCTGTAAAGAATATGCTATGTCAGAAACTCTCCTCTGAGGGATTGTAG